Proteins encoded in a region of the Elaeis guineensis isolate ETL-2024a chromosome 7, EG11, whole genome shotgun sequence genome:
- the LOC105049008 gene encoding uncharacterized protein isoform X2 — translation MGDENRLREMVGEIVSLLKGTNQLEVVGLNMEEDKEATFDEAVDTAWKLLGRVDGFVNCYSYEGKMQECLHMTEQEYQKTIKINLMAPWFLLKAVSKRMRDSKSGGSIVFLTQIIGAERGLYPGAVAYGSSLAAVQQLVRLSAMEIGKYKIRVNAIARGLHLGDEYPLSVGKEKAENSTKDVMPLLRWLNPKNDLASTVLYLVGDESCYMTGTTIYVDGAQSIVRPRMRSYM, via the exons ATGGGTGATGAGAATCGTCTGAGGGAGATGGTGGGGGAAATTGTGAGCTTGTTGAAGGGAACCAATCAATTAGAAGTGGTTGGATTGAATATGGAAGAAGACAAGGAGGCTACTTTTGATGAGGCTGTGGATACGGCGTGGAAACTATTGGGGAGAGTGGATGGCTTTGTTAATTGTTATTCCTATGAAG GGAAGATGCAAGAATGTCTACATATGACTGAACAGGAATATCAAAAAACAATAAAAATTAATCTTATGGCACCATGGTTTCTGCTAAAAGCTGTTTCTAAGCGAATGCGGGATTCCAAATCAGGAGGATCCATTGTTTTTCTAACGCAGATCATTGGTGCGGAAAGAGGACTGTATCCAGGTGCTGTTGCATATGGCTCAAGTTTGGCTGCTGTACAACAGTTGGTTCGG TTATCAGCAATGGAGATTGGCAAGTACAAGATAAGAGTCAATGCAATTGCCCGTGGCTTGCACTTGGGAGATGAGTATCCTCTTTCGGTGGGGAAGGAGAAGGCAGAGAATTCTACAAAGGATGTGATGCCGCTTCTGAGATGGCTCAACCCTAAGAATGATCTTGCTTCCACTGTATTGTACTTGGTGGGAGATGAGTCCTGCTACATGACTGGTACCACGATCTATGTCGACGGAGCTCAATCCATTGTGAGGCCTCGTATGCGATCGTACATGTAA
- the LOC105049008 gene encoding uncharacterized protein isoform X1: MENSGNRILLTSDGDEISKGIIYYLANSGCKLVLMGDENRLREMVGEIVSLLKGTNQLEVVGLNMEEDKEATFDEAVDTAWKLLGRVDGFVNCYSYEGKMQECLHMTEQEYQKTIKINLMAPWFLLKAVSKRMRDSKSGGSIVFLTQIIGAERGLYPGAVAYGSSLAAVQQLVRLSAMEIGKYKIRVNAIARGLHLGDEYPLSVGKEKAENSTKDVMPLLRWLNPKNDLASTVLYLVGDESCYMTGTTIYVDGAQSIVRPRMRSYM, from the exons ATGGAGAACTCCGGCAACAGGATTCTGCTGACATCCGATGGAGATGAGATTTCGAAGGGCATTATTTACTACCTCGCTAACTCTGGCTGCAA GTTAGTTTTGATGGGTGATGAGAATCGTCTGAGGGAGATGGTGGGGGAAATTGTGAGCTTGTTGAAGGGAACCAATCAATTAGAAGTGGTTGGATTGAATATGGAAGAAGACAAGGAGGCTACTTTTGATGAGGCTGTGGATACGGCGTGGAAACTATTGGGGAGAGTGGATGGCTTTGTTAATTGTTATTCCTATGAAG GGAAGATGCAAGAATGTCTACATATGACTGAACAGGAATATCAAAAAACAATAAAAATTAATCTTATGGCACCATGGTTTCTGCTAAAAGCTGTTTCTAAGCGAATGCGGGATTCCAAATCAGGAGGATCCATTGTTTTTCTAACGCAGATCATTGGTGCGGAAAGAGGACTGTATCCAGGTGCTGTTGCATATGGCTCAAGTTTGGCTGCTGTACAACAGTTGGTTCGG TTATCAGCAATGGAGATTGGCAAGTACAAGATAAGAGTCAATGCAATTGCCCGTGGCTTGCACTTGGGAGATGAGTATCCTCTTTCGGTGGGGAAGGAGAAGGCAGAGAATTCTACAAAGGATGTGATGCCGCTTCTGAGATGGCTCAACCCTAAGAATGATCTTGCTTCCACTGTATTGTACTTGGTGGGAGATGAGTCCTGCTACATGACTGGTACCACGATCTATGTCGACGGAGCTCAATCCATTGTGAGGCCTCGTATGCGATCGTACATGTAA